In one Coccinella septempunctata chromosome 6, icCocSept1.1, whole genome shotgun sequence genomic region, the following are encoded:
- the LOC123316088 gene encoding DNA excision repair protein ERCC-1 — translation MEVKSKLTDNPEKPTTSTSSGTSSNRVSNRSLLVNFTQRGNPSLKAVTNVPWEYGEIDADYEMGTNMCALFLSLRYHSLNQDYIHSRLKKLGNKYELRVLLVLVDVKDPHHHIKNLTRICILADMTLVLAWSPEEAGKILETYKIYENKPADNLMEKSESSPYLVLIQALSSIKPVNKTDAMTLIAKFKTLEGILNANEYQLSECPGFGPRKAKKLYVTLHEKFCR, via the exons atggaGGTTAAATCGAAATTGACCG ACAACCCGGAAAAGCCTACCACATCTACTTCTAGTGGAACATCTTCCAATAGAGTTTCTAACAGGAGCTTATTGGTGAATTTCACACAAAGAGGAAACCCTTCCTTGAAAGCAGTCACAAATGTACCTTGGGAATATGGGGAAATTGATGCTGATTATGAAATGGGCACGAATATGTGTGCATTATTTTTATCATTGCGATACCATAGTTTGAATCAGGATTATATTCACAGTCGATTGAAAAAGTTAGGAAATAAATATGAGCTGCGGGTACTGCTTGTACTG GTAGATGTGAAAGATCCACACCATCATATAAAGAATCTTACTAGGATATGCATTTTAGCGGATATGACGCTGGTTTTAGCATGGAGCCCAGAAGAAGCTGGCAAAATTCTAGAAACTTATAAGATATATGAAAATAAACCAGCAGATAATTTGATGGAAAAGAGTGAATCTTCTCCCTACTTAGTT TTAATCCAAGCTCTCTCCTCCATCAAACCAGTTAATAAAACTGATGCAATGACACTTATTGCTAAATTCAAAACATTAGAAGGTATTCTCAATGCTAATGAATACCAATTATCAGAATGCCCAGGTTTTGGACCAAGGAAAGCTAAAAAATTGTATGTTACATTACATGAAAAATTCTGTAGGTGA
- the LOC123316086 gene encoding dynactin subunit 4 isoform X1: MSIEEIDNNTFNIKNTKTKLYSSIGISCRGKMSAGYLDIDCVKYPCSCGHLKTLQQLFFCRYCSQLRCSFCVTHEVDSHYCGKCCENLPSAEAKLKKNRCVNCFVCPSCYHELSTRVATKTSAEELKSYKRSYYLSCLCCRWSSRDIGLPDQAAATGSWPKRESVHANRIQDIINMHRGIQEKEKLEKEFFKKKQKEKIISYTDKTGITAAALRKRIGLPEDKPLMKPKNTVKMVTPSIAEENIYDFNEDILTKAINIMELTSMEQRLLQPDLQPSELSKIYPIQKMLSIKRVLRCRSCDHNVSKPEYNPNSIKFKIQLFALYHVPEIRIVTVEPLRAGKPCELILKFTNPTQHQMAVALFSYDTVIETTNNPIIDVDSPKREEQSSEESDKSLTPTKRRIPSGIKYVSMMEDVAATQVSRVGRIVPPRPIDAVINCSTEFSSSNFLLPPRDDAAEYDDFNENQNIQDDKKLIIWRKSNKAYVKFIVKPHEDIPIGTPIIAGLTISHVHTNITGPPIENKKLQKTEHKCKVVLNIGNSVGSD; the protein is encoded by the exons ATGAGCATAGAAGAAATTGACAACAATACatttaatataaaaaataccaaaactaaACTTTACAGTTCAATAGGGATATCCTGCAGAG GCAAAATGTCAGCCGGTTATTTGGATATTGATTGTGTCAAATATCCTTGTAGTTGTGGCCACTTGAAAACACTACAACAATTATTCTTTTGTCGATACTGCTCTCAACTTAGGTGTTCTTTTTGTGTAACCCATGAG GTAGACTCTCATTATTGTGGAAAATGTTGTGAAAATCTCCCTTCTGCTGAAgctaagttgaaaaaaaatagatGTGTCAATTGCTTTGTTTGCCCTAGTTGTTATCATGAGCTATCAACTCGAGTTGCTACTAAAACAAGTGCAGAAGAACTCAAGTCTTATAAAAGATCATATTACTTATCCTGTCTGTGTTGTCGGTGGAGTTCAAGAGATATAGGTCTGCCAGATCAAGCAGCAG CTACTGGCTCATGGCCTAAGAGAGAAAGTGTACATGCAAATCGCATCCAGGATATCATAAACATGCATAGAGGAATTCAGGAGAAAGAAAAGTTGGAAAaagaattcttcaaaaaaaaacagaagGAAAAGATTATTTCTTATACT GATAAAACTGGTATCACTGCAGCAGCTTTGAGAAAGAGAATTGGACTACCAGAAGATAAACCCCTAATGAAGCCTAAAAATACAGTCAAAATGGTGACTCCCTCTATAGCAGAAGAAAATATCTACGATTTCAACGAGGATATTTTAACGAAAGCTATAAATATAATGGAAT TAACAAGTATGGAGCAAAGATTACTTCAGCCAGATCTTCAACCTTCAGAGTTGAGCAAGATTTACCCTATTCAAAAGATGCTTTCAATCAAGCGTGTTTTAAGATGTAGGAGTTGTGATCATAATGTTAGCAAACCTGAGTATAATCCCAACTCCATCAAATTTAAAATACAGCTGTTTGCATT GTATCATGTTCCCGAAATACGTATAGTTACGGTAGAACCTTTGAGGGCTGGTAAACCTTGTGaattaattctcaaatttaCAAATCCAACGCAACATCAAATGGCAGTTGCATTATTTTCATATGATACAGTGATTGAAACAACCAATAATCCCATTATAGATGTTGATAGTCCCAAAAGAGAAGAGCAATCTTCTGAAGAAAGTGATAAATCATTAACACCCACAAAG AGGAGAATACCTAGTGGAATTAAATATGTTTCGATGATGGAAGATGTTGCTGCAACTCAGGTTTCTCGGGTTGGCCGCATTGTTCCTCCAAGGCCTATTGATGCAGTTATAAATTGTTCAACAGAGTTTTCCTCTAGTAATTTCTTACTTCCTCCAAGAGATGATGCTGCTGAATACGATGATTTTAATGAAaaccaaaatattcaagatgataAGAA gttgATAATATGGAGGAAGTCAAATAAGGCATATGTGAAGTTTATTGTGAAACCCCATGAAGATATCCCTATAGGCACACCAATTATTGCTGGACTAACAATTTCCCATGTCCACACAAATATAACTGGTCCtcctattgaaaataaaaaacttcaGAAAACAGAACATAAATGCAAAGTAGTTTTGAATATTGGTAATTCTGTAGGGTCTGACTAA
- the LOC123316086 gene encoding dynactin subunit 4 isoform X2: MSAGYLDIDCVKYPCSCGHLKTLQQLFFCRYCSQLRCSFCVTHEVDSHYCGKCCENLPSAEAKLKKNRCVNCFVCPSCYHELSTRVATKTSAEELKSYKRSYYLSCLCCRWSSRDIGLPDQAAATGSWPKRESVHANRIQDIINMHRGIQEKEKLEKEFFKKKQKEKIISYTDKTGITAAALRKRIGLPEDKPLMKPKNTVKMVTPSIAEENIYDFNEDILTKAINIMELTSMEQRLLQPDLQPSELSKIYPIQKMLSIKRVLRCRSCDHNVSKPEYNPNSIKFKIQLFALYHVPEIRIVTVEPLRAGKPCELILKFTNPTQHQMAVALFSYDTVIETTNNPIIDVDSPKREEQSSEESDKSLTPTKRRIPSGIKYVSMMEDVAATQVSRVGRIVPPRPIDAVINCSTEFSSSNFLLPPRDDAAEYDDFNENQNIQDDKKLIIWRKSNKAYVKFIVKPHEDIPIGTPIIAGLTISHVHTNITGPPIENKKLQKTEHKCKVVLNIGNSVGSD; the protein is encoded by the exons ATGTCAGCCGGTTATTTGGATATTGATTGTGTCAAATATCCTTGTAGTTGTGGCCACTTGAAAACACTACAACAATTATTCTTTTGTCGATACTGCTCTCAACTTAGGTGTTCTTTTTGTGTAACCCATGAG GTAGACTCTCATTATTGTGGAAAATGTTGTGAAAATCTCCCTTCTGCTGAAgctaagttgaaaaaaaatagatGTGTCAATTGCTTTGTTTGCCCTAGTTGTTATCATGAGCTATCAACTCGAGTTGCTACTAAAACAAGTGCAGAAGAACTCAAGTCTTATAAAAGATCATATTACTTATCCTGTCTGTGTTGTCGGTGGAGTTCAAGAGATATAGGTCTGCCAGATCAAGCAGCAG CTACTGGCTCATGGCCTAAGAGAGAAAGTGTACATGCAAATCGCATCCAGGATATCATAAACATGCATAGAGGAATTCAGGAGAAAGAAAAGTTGGAAAaagaattcttcaaaaaaaaacagaagGAAAAGATTATTTCTTATACT GATAAAACTGGTATCACTGCAGCAGCTTTGAGAAAGAGAATTGGACTACCAGAAGATAAACCCCTAATGAAGCCTAAAAATACAGTCAAAATGGTGACTCCCTCTATAGCAGAAGAAAATATCTACGATTTCAACGAGGATATTTTAACGAAAGCTATAAATATAATGGAAT TAACAAGTATGGAGCAAAGATTACTTCAGCCAGATCTTCAACCTTCAGAGTTGAGCAAGATTTACCCTATTCAAAAGATGCTTTCAATCAAGCGTGTTTTAAGATGTAGGAGTTGTGATCATAATGTTAGCAAACCTGAGTATAATCCCAACTCCATCAAATTTAAAATACAGCTGTTTGCATT GTATCATGTTCCCGAAATACGTATAGTTACGGTAGAACCTTTGAGGGCTGGTAAACCTTGTGaattaattctcaaatttaCAAATCCAACGCAACATCAAATGGCAGTTGCATTATTTTCATATGATACAGTGATTGAAACAACCAATAATCCCATTATAGATGTTGATAGTCCCAAAAGAGAAGAGCAATCTTCTGAAGAAAGTGATAAATCATTAACACCCACAAAG AGGAGAATACCTAGTGGAATTAAATATGTTTCGATGATGGAAGATGTTGCTGCAACTCAGGTTTCTCGGGTTGGCCGCATTGTTCCTCCAAGGCCTATTGATGCAGTTATAAATTGTTCAACAGAGTTTTCCTCTAGTAATTTCTTACTTCCTCCAAGAGATGATGCTGCTGAATACGATGATTTTAATGAAaaccaaaatattcaagatgataAGAA gttgATAATATGGAGGAAGTCAAATAAGGCATATGTGAAGTTTATTGTGAAACCCCATGAAGATATCCCTATAGGCACACCAATTATTGCTGGACTAACAATTTCCCATGTCCACACAAATATAACTGGTCCtcctattgaaaataaaaaacttcaGAAAACAGAACATAAATGCAAAGTAGTTTTGAATATTGGTAATTCTGTAGGGTCTGACTAA